The DNA window TAGCACAATTTCAGTCATAGTCTCAAAGTCATAATGTGGTTCAGTGCCACTTGTGATTATTGCAAATCTTTTCTTTAAAACTCCAAATGACCTTTCGATAACATTTCTCAATGAAGCATGACGAAGATTAaataattctttttcattttctgggCCACGTCTTGCATACTCTTTTAGGTGATACCTTACACTTCGATATGGGGTAATTAATCCATACTTCAGCATAAATCCAGCATCCCCAAGGTAAAATTTTCCTACAAAATCCATcattaaaattgaataatttagTATAAACACACAAACTACTAATCTTTACCTACTAATGAGAGAATATAATTTGATGTACATGCTAACCTCGTGGAAGTTTAAGATTATCATCCCTCGATAATGCATTCTTAAGAACTTTTGAGTCAGATGCTGTTCCTTCCCAACCCGTTAATACATAAGTGAACTTCATATCAAAATCACATGCAGCTAATACATTctgtgtcggccagtcttttctCCCTCGAAATTTAGGTTGATCCGCTATGGGTACTTTGACACGAAAATGTGTTCCATCTATAGCTCCAATACAGTCCTAAATAATAGTCCATTATTTAATAAAGTAACATGAAATTGTATATATCAATCAAAGTTATTTATTCATGTAATTGTACATGTCAATACCTTGAAATAAGGATAAAATCTATGATTGTGAAGGATCGCCGGAGAAACAATGGATGCAGATGGTTGTCGAAGAAATTCATCTTCTAGTAAAATAATTGCCCGTAACACAGCATGGAAGTGGCGGCTAACAGTTTCTCCAGACCGGTGGTAGAAAAAAGAAACGGTTCTAGTTTTCACATTATGAGCTATTATATACAAGAACCTAGCAACTTGCTCCTCTACTGTAACATGTTTTGTATCCCTCACTTGACGTGTTGCTCTTAATTTCTCACACAATTGAAGAAATGCATCAGGGCCCATGCGTAGGATGTCACGACACCTATGAGTTTCTCTTAACTGTTGCATTAAAGTAGCTCGAATTTGTTCTCGCCCAACCAATGTATGGGAGATGGATTTGTCAACCCGCGTAGACATAAATCTCAATAAATATAACATGTGCACGATGTAACATATCAGTGTAATGGTGCATAATTTCTGTCGTCTTTTCCAATCCTCCCTCAAAACTGTTAATATATGTTGTTGGTTTTCAAGGGTTAACATATTTTCCTGATTATCGACCCCGAACTTAAAGGAAAGGTTTAGTGAGAATTCACAATTAAAGATGTCTTCTATATTGGGGACGAAAAAACTTTCTTCATGATCAGTCTTATCCATTTAACAAGCACTTTGTAGTTTCAAATGTACATATCGTAGATTTACAGcaccaacaaaacaaaaaaagatagCATCATATGTAAAGTACAAGCAATGCAGTTAAATAACTAGTATTAATATATATGACCTCCTAATCGAAGAATATAATTAAGTGTAAAAGAATCTC is part of the Arachis duranensis cultivar V14167 chromosome 1, aradu.V14167.gnm2.J7QH, whole genome shotgun sequence genome and encodes:
- the LOC107480660 gene encoding uncharacterized protein LOC107480660 — translated: MLTLENQQHILTVLREDWKRRQKLCTITLICYIVHMLYLLRFMSTRVDKSISHTLVGREQIRATLMQQLRETHRCRDILRMGPDAFLQLCEKLRATRQVRDTKHVTVEEQVARFLYIIAHNVKTRTVSFFYHRSGETVSRHFHAVLRAIILLEDEFLRQPSASIVSPAILHNHRFYPYFKDCIGAIDGTHFRVKVPIADQPKFRGRKDWPTQNVLAACDFDMKFTYVLTGWEGTASDSKVLKNALSRDDNLKLPRGKFYLGDAGFMLKYGLITPYRSVRYHLKEYARRGPENEKELFNLRHASLRNVIERSFGVLKKRFAIITSGTEPHYDFETMTEIVLACCILHNFLMGVDPDPHLIAQVDRELQENNPEVDEVVRHEQDEDYRRGAILRDEIAAQMWADYQLGL